One stretch of Coleofasciculaceae cyanobacterium DNA includes these proteins:
- a CDS encoding acyloxyacyl hydrolase, which produces MSNKNNIYHGITFFVGMLLLLRSPSPAHSTPIKQLQAKRIPQSQSEPTFGTKGQKHWYIQGAAATTLDRNESFPQRFALVGAGLSKFLFNGHSINLELNTIYFSQPDDDALGLNLALLMRWHFVRKSNWSLYVDGGAGVMGTTSDVPSTGASFNFTPQAGAGTSIKLKNNRRLMLGLRWHHISHADLFGANPGRDSIMGYVGVQFPR; this is translated from the coding sequence TTGAGCAATAAAAATAACATCTATCATGGCATAACGTTTTTTGTAGGGATGTTGTTACTCTTGCGATCGCCCTCTCCCGCGCATTCAACTCCAATTAAACAACTCCAGGCTAAACGCATTCCGCAGTCACAATCTGAGCCTACCTTTGGGACTAAAGGTCAAAAACACTGGTACATCCAGGGTGCAGCAGCCACTACCCTAGACAGGAATGAGTCTTTTCCGCAACGCTTTGCTTTAGTAGGTGCAGGATTATCCAAATTTCTGTTCAATGGTCATAGTATTAATTTAGAATTAAACACCATTTATTTTAGTCAACCAGATGATGATGCTTTGGGGCTAAACTTAGCTCTTTTGATGCGCTGGCACTTTGTGCGTAAGTCCAACTGGTCGCTTTATGTTGACGGTGGTGCGGGGGTAATGGGTACAACAAGTGATGTCCCCAGTACAGGAGCAAGCTTTAACTTTACGCCTCAAGCTGGTGCTGGTACAAGTATCAAGCTTAAAAATAACCGAAGGCTAATGTTGGGGTTGCGCTGGCATCATATTTCCCATGCAGATCTATTTGGGGCAAATCCTGGTAGAGACAGCATCATGGGGTATGTCGGGGTACAGTTTCCTCGTTAA
- a CDS encoding glycosyltransferase family 39 protein: MSYKKYLQAFDLTSVILLITVLLLGIFFRFANLDYKVFWVDEVSTAVRVSGYTIPEVTDDLIQQGIVDRRILSSYQTVNSAKSWQDSFNALIQSPEHAPLYFVLTRLWMQWWGNSIVAIRSLSAWLSLLVFPCLYWLCKELFDQPLVSQLAIMFMSVSPFYAAYAQEARPYSLWTVTILLISVSFLRAIRLNNKLSWLFYSFCLTISFYTSLFSIYIAFFQGIYLLLVHRQRKLKIIKSYVISSIIALLFFSPWILVIFNNFNLLKKNTSWMRGNFNLADIIAVFIGTNLLVFGDLPISQNSNPVQTAVVLIIVVLGLLASLKLHRRWKQRLVKLALLLTASSSILLLSQYIYLDWITIIGALVALCILSLSVYSLYYLIAHTNRDRWLFILSLMLSLPVPLVLTDIINQGQSSTAPRYLIPLQLGILIAVTYTLANKLATIDVKSVNQQKFWRLIVIAFISLGIYSCIRNLSLSPFYQKGRNINNPAIAKIINQSNSALVTTEYNGAMDAVSLAYSLIEKVKYKIITPEEKLNQYFNQFDDIYVLKPSLELKEKLENNQTINFNQVYKSHVFSADEFPLDLYIVELAT, translated from the coding sequence ATGTCTTATAAAAAATACCTACAGGCATTCGATCTAACTTCAGTTATTTTACTGATAACTGTACTCTTGCTGGGAATCTTTTTTCGCTTTGCTAATCTGGATTATAAGGTTTTTTGGGTAGATGAAGTTTCTACTGCCGTTCGAGTTTCTGGCTATACTATTCCCGAAGTTACTGATGATTTAATTCAACAAGGTATTGTCGATCGCCGTATTTTATCCTCATATCAAACTGTAAATTCAGCTAAATCTTGGCAAGATAGTTTTAATGCTTTAATCCAAAGCCCAGAACACGCACCACTTTATTTTGTCTTGACCAGACTATGGATGCAGTGGTGGGGAAACTCCATAGTGGCGATCAGAAGCCTGTCAGCTTGGTTGAGTTTATTAGTTTTTCCCTGTCTATATTGGCTATGCAAAGAATTATTCGATCAACCGTTAGTTAGCCAGCTAGCGATAATGTTCATGAGTGTATCGCCTTTTTACGCCGCTTATGCTCAAGAAGCACGTCCTTATAGTTTATGGACAGTGACAATTTTATTAATCAGCGTCAGTTTTTTGAGAGCAATTAGGCTAAATAATAAACTATCTTGGTTGTTCTATAGTTTTTGCTTGACTATTAGTTTTTATACTTCTTTATTTTCTATCTATATTGCCTTTTTCCAGGGTATTTATCTGTTATTGGTTCACCGACAAAGAAAGTTGAAGATCATCAAGAGTTATGTGATATCCTCGATTATTGCTTTACTATTTTTTTCGCCTTGGATATTAGTAATTTTCAATAATTTTAACTTACTCAAAAAAAATACGAGCTGGATGAGAGGTAATTTTAACCTAGCTGATATTATCGCTGTTTTCATTGGCACAAATTTACTAGTTTTTGGCGATTTACCAATTTCTCAAAACTCTAATCCAGTTCAAACGGCAGTAGTTTTAATTATTGTGGTTCTTGGTTTATTAGCTAGTCTTAAATTGCATCGGCGCTGGAAACAAAGACTCGTCAAGCTTGCTTTGCTACTAACTGCATCAAGTAGCATCTTATTATTATCTCAATATATATATCTGGACTGGATAACTATAATTGGCGCATTAGTTGCCTTATGTATTTTAAGTCTATCCGTTTATTCTTTATACTACTTGATAGCTCATACTAATCGCGATCGCTGGCTATTTATTCTGAGCTTAATGCTTTCTCTCCCAGTACCTCTAGTATTAACCGATATTATTAATCAGGGACAAAGTTCAACTGCCCCGAGATATTTAATTCCCTTACAGTTGGGAATCTTAATTGCCGTGACATATACTTTGGCTAATAAATTGGCAACGATTGATGTTAAGTCGGTAAATCAACAAAAATTCTGGCGGTTAATTGTAATTGCTTTTATCAGCTTGGGTATTTATTCCTGCATACGCAATCTAAGCTTGTCGCCATTTTATCAAAAAGGAAGAAATATTAATAATCCTGCGATCGCAAAAATAATTAATCAAAGTAATTCTGCTTTAGTAACTACAGAATATAATGGTGCGATGGATGCTGTATCTTTGGCTTATTCTTTGATAGAAAAAGTTAAATACAAAATTATTACTCCTGAAGAAAAATTAAATCAGTATTTTAATCAATTCGATGATATATATGTTCTCAAACCTTCTCTAGAGTTAAAAGAAAAACTAGAAAATAATCAAACAATTAATTTTAATCAGGTATATAAATCCCATGTATTTAGTGCTGATGAATTTCCTCTAGATCTTTATATAGTCGAGCTAGCTACTTAA
- a CDS encoding glycosyltransferase — protein MKIAIICSSFFPVIDGVTIAVYKRLEQLSILGHQVIVFCPDYKPIKYIYLDYQKYTGKIFSGVEIISLPSSKAIALDFERDVTINSYQIVIKELAKFKPDIIHVDEAERLGVCLLKLPGVKYARQNNIPCVAWFHTNYIDYFDDYFDLPLEFNKLIKKILSFIFAKIYNSYDLTLVSSPNTAQKIKNIAVKNIYFAELLGCDISQFNQIKRTSNFFTEQYNLPHLDNKIKLIFIGRLTPDKGWNFAGESLAELPREILDKIAIIIAGDGTLKNQIEQTLKQITSNIYLLGRIAPETVPELLTNGNIFITNSEKETRGLTVIEAAAAGIPAIAPRAGGVVDTIKDGSTGFLYQPQNKADFLNKLTLLISDDNLRQSMGAKAQQIAQQWNWKQTVKNLVEIWKKEIIKNKSN, from the coding sequence ATGAAAATAGCAATAATTTGTTCTAGCTTTTTTCCAGTAATTGATGGAGTAACGATCGCGGTATATAAAAGGCTGGAACAGCTTAGTATTTTAGGACATCAAGTAATAGTATTTTGTCCAGACTATAAACCGATTAAATATATTTATCTAGATTATCAAAAATATACAGGTAAAATATTTTCTGGCGTAGAAATAATTAGCTTACCTAGTAGTAAAGCGATCGCCTTAGATTTTGAGCGAGATGTAACTATTAATTCTTATCAAATTGTGATTAAAGAATTAGCCAAATTCAAACCTGACATTATTCATGTTGATGAAGCTGAAAGATTAGGTGTTTGCTTGCTAAAACTACCAGGAGTTAAGTACGCCAGACAAAATAATATCCCTTGTGTGGCATGGTTTCATACCAACTATATTGATTATTTTGATGACTATTTTGATTTGCCTTTAGAATTTAATAAATTAATTAAAAAGATATTAAGCTTCATCTTTGCCAAAATTTATAATTCTTATGACTTAACTTTAGTATCGAGTCCAAATACCGCTCAAAAGATTAAAAATATCGCGGTTAAAAATATATATTTTGCTGAACTATTAGGCTGCGATATAAGCCAATTTAATCAGATCAAAAGAACTAGCAATTTTTTTACCGAACAATATAATTTACCTCATCTAGACAATAAAATAAAACTAATCTTTATCGGACGTTTAACTCCAGACAAAGGTTGGAATTTTGCAGGCGAATCATTAGCCGAACTACCACGAGAAATATTAGATAAAATAGCAATTATCATTGCTGGAGATGGAACACTTAAAAATCAAATAGAACAGACTTTAAAACAGATAACGTCCAACATCTATTTACTAGGTAGAATTGCGCCCGAAACTGTACCCGAACTACTAACCAATGGCAATATATTTATTACCAATTCCGAAAAAGAAACCAGGGGACTAACAGTTATAGAAGCTGCCGCTGCGGGAATACCTGCGATCGCGCCCCGCGCTGGAGGGGTTGTTGATACTATTAAAGATGGCTCAACTGGCTTTTTATATCAACCTCAAAACAAAGCAGATTTTTTAAATAAACTGACTCTATTAATTTCTGATGATAACTTACGACAGTCAATGGGAGCAAAAGCTCAACAAATAGCTCAACAATGGAATTGGAAGCAAACTGTTAAAAATTTAGTCGAGATTTGGAAAAAAGAAATAATTAAAAATAAGTCTAACTAA
- a CDS encoding RRXRR domain-containing protein, which produces MKKQPTTRVPVLSPSGEPLMPTTSARARKWIAAGKAESVWNDLKVFCVQLLQEPSGAETQKIVAAIDPGKFWSGCACISQKAVLFTANLILPFKRVVARKQAQKILRRARRGRRINRNLPFELRAHRQKRFNNRRGNKLPPSIRASRQLELRIIKELTRIFPVSEIVYEYLKVDVDLTSGRKKALSGKGFSVVMVGQKYMLQWLSEVAPTYKLEGWQTSIIRKQLGLPKNKDKSSQNVSAHGNDAIALAASRFMKYKAFHTSNSRGHHWVGSIQLTNAPFKIISHPQLYRRQLHFENPNKGGIRRRKGGTVTPFGFRSGDLVQATKGKVTIKGYIGGYSEVNKVVAIYDHNWKRYGQFRVSKTNLLKRSNGLCVA; this is translated from the coding sequence ATGAAAAAACAACCAACTACACGAGTACCAGTTTTATCACCATCAGGTGAACCGCTTATGCCGACAACCTCAGCACGAGCAAGAAAATGGATAGCTGCGGGTAAAGCAGAGTCCGTATGGAACGATCTTAAAGTATTCTGCGTACAGTTACTACAAGAGCCATCTGGGGCTGAAACTCAAAAAATTGTAGCTGCTATAGATCCAGGTAAATTTTGGTCGGGCTGTGCCTGTATTTCACAAAAAGCCGTACTGTTTACTGCTAACTTGATTTTACCGTTCAAACGGGTAGTAGCCAGGAAACAAGCACAAAAAATATTGCGTCGAGCCAGACGAGGAAGACGTATTAATCGCAATTTACCCTTTGAGCTTCGCGCTCATCGCCAAAAAAGATTTAATAATCGTAGAGGAAATAAATTACCTCCAAGTATACGCGCCTCAAGACAGCTTGAACTCAGAATTATTAAAGAACTAACTCGAATTTTTCCTGTTTCTGAGATTGTTTATGAATATCTCAAGGTAGATGTAGACCTAACTTCTGGTAGAAAAAAAGCCCTTTCTGGTAAAGGCTTTAGCGTTGTAATGGTCGGACAAAAATATATGCTGCAATGGTTGTCTGAGGTTGCGCCTACCTACAAATTAGAAGGTTGGCAGACTTCAATTATTCGCAAGCAGTTAGGACTTCCAAAAAATAAAGATAAAAGCTCTCAAAATGTTTCAGCACACGGCAATGATGCTATTGCCTTGGCTGCTAGTAGATTTATGAAATACAAAGCTTTTCATACTTCCAATTCTCGTGGACATCATTGGGTTGGCTCAATTCAATTAACTAATGCGCCGTTCAAAATAATATCTCATCCTCAACTGTATAGAAGACAACTGCACTTTGAGAATCCAAACAAAGGTGGAATAAGAAGGCGCAAGGGCGGAACTGTTACCCCGTTTGGATTTAGAAGTGGCGATTTGGTTCAAGCTACTAAAGGAAAAGTAACGATAAAAGGTTATATCGGTGGCTATTCAGAAGTAAATAAGGTTGTTGCTATCTACGACCACAACTGGAAAAGGTATGGGCAGTTTCGAGTTTCAAAAACAAATTTATTAAAAAGGAGCAATGGACTATGTGTCGCATAA
- a CDS encoding fatty acyl-AMP ligase, translating into MSSQLESNIVEILQCRARSQSEDTAYIFLKDGENKEIRLTYQELDRQAKAIAFQLQQLVAPGSRALLVYPYNGGLEFITAFFGCLYAGVVAVPCHPPKNRLTTVEVQTRIASAGAEVILTESSLLGKLKTQLFKWGNAALHCLNTDKIDQTQVNNWTAPNITSATLAFLQYTSGSTGEPKGVMITHGCLMQNQEMLKQAFGHTKNLVGVGWLPLFHDMGLIGNVIQPIYMGAFCVMMSPVSFVQKPILWLQAINKYRATTSGAPNFAYDLLCDRVTQEQAAQLNLSSWEVAFCGAEPIETATMERFSRKFASCGFKSTAFYPCYGMAEATLMMTGGDKAKSPAVKHLDTIALEQNKVVTRDKPQLGTKTFVSAGYPWLDGKIAIAKLAKSTADPDSLTECQPDRIGEIWYSGSSVGQGYWQLPEKTQQTFQASLNGKQYLRTGDLGFISDGELYITGRLHDILVFWGLNHYPQHIEQTVEKCHPALKANCGAAFSVEVSDKSRLIVAQEIKRTYRKSLVMDEVVEAIRWSIFQQHFIDIYGIVLLQPGSMPKTSSGKVQRSACKVKFLDESLEVCQQWYLKDVTKSDVTGLFQRYTNPLTYLKMLSAIARGKMRRTLYLRMNSLGKWL; encoded by the coding sequence ATGTCTAGTCAGTTAGAGTCTAACATTGTTGAAATATTGCAGTGCCGAGCTAGATCGCAAAGTGAGGATACAGCTTATATTTTCCTTAAAGATGGTGAAAATAAGGAAATCAGGCTGACGTATCAAGAATTAGATCGTCAGGCAAAAGCGATCGCATTTCAATTACAGCAATTAGTTGCGCCTGGCTCTAGAGCTCTACTGGTATACCCTTATAATGGCGGGTTAGAGTTTATTACTGCCTTTTTTGGCTGTTTGTATGCTGGAGTCGTAGCTGTACCCTGTCATCCACCAAAAAACCGCCTGACTACGGTAGAGGTGCAAACTCGCATAGCATCTGCGGGTGCAGAAGTTATCCTGACTGAATCTAGTTTGTTGGGCAAATTAAAAACCCAGCTATTTAAGTGGGGAAATGCTGCGCTACATTGCTTAAACACCGACAAGATAGATCAAACTCAGGTTAATAATTGGACTGCGCCAAATATAACTTCAGCTACTTTGGCTTTCTTGCAGTATACCTCTGGCTCTACGGGTGAACCTAAAGGAGTAATGATTACCCACGGGTGTCTGATGCAGAATCAGGAGATGTTAAAACAGGCTTTTGGACATACTAAAAACTTGGTTGGGGTTGGTTGGCTACCGTTGTTTCACGACATGGGTTTGATTGGAAATGTAATCCAGCCGATATATATGGGAGCATTTTGTGTGATGATGTCTCCCGTTAGTTTTGTGCAAAAGCCGATTCTTTGGCTACAGGCGATTAATAAATATCGAGCGACTACTAGTGGCGCACCAAATTTTGCTTATGATTTATTGTGCGATCGCGTTACGCAAGAACAAGCAGCGCAATTAAACTTAAGTAGCTGGGAAGTAGCGTTTTGCGGAGCAGAACCCATAGAAACGGCAACTATGGAACGATTTAGCCGTAAATTTGCCAGTTGTGGCTTTAAATCGACGGCATTTTATCCCTGTTATGGCATGGCGGAGGCTACTCTAATGATGACGGGGGGAGATAAAGCTAAATCTCCTGCGGTTAAACATTTAGACACAATTGCTTTAGAACAAAACAAGGTGGTGACTAGAGACAAACCCCAACTAGGGACAAAGACTTTTGTTAGTGCGGGGTATCCTTGGCTTGATGGCAAAATTGCGATCGCTAAACTAGCCAAAAGCACTGCCGATCCTGATTCTTTAACTGAATGTCAGCCAGATCGCATAGGTGAAATTTGGTATTCAGGATCTAGTGTCGGACAGGGATATTGGCAGCTACCAGAAAAAACCCAGCAGACATTTCAGGCTAGCCTCAATGGTAAACAGTATTTACGGACAGGAGATTTAGGTTTTATTAGCGACGGTGAACTATATATTACTGGTCGTTTGCATGATATTTTGGTTTTTTGGGGACTCAATCACTATCCCCAGCATATTGAACAAACAGTAGAAAAGTGTCATCCTGCACTAAAAGCCAACTGTGGCGCAGCTTTCTCAGTGGAGGTGTCGGATAAATCCAGATTGATCGTTGCTCAAGAAATAAAGCGTACTTACCGTAAATCTTTGGTAATGGATGAAGTAGTAGAAGCGATCCGCTGGTCAATATTTCAACAGCATTTTATTGATATCTATGGCATTGTCTTATTGCAACCAGGTAGCATGCCAAAAACTTCTAGTGGCAAAGTGCAGCGTAGTGCTTGTAAGGTAAAATTTCTTGACGAAAGCCTAGAGGTTTGTCAACAATGGTATCTCAAAGATGTAACCAAGAGTGATGTGACTGGGTTATTCCAGAGATATACAAATCCCCTGACCTATCTTAAAATGTTATCGGCGATCGCCAGAGGGAAAATGCGACGCACTTTATATTTAAGAATGAACAGTCTGGGTAAATGGTTATAA
- a CDS encoding alpha/beta fold hydrolase, giving the protein MLKRFKSIKYGFLLAIAILITVAIAQSAIPAERIDFNYSLLGFNLKVKDLESFAKDGKVSNSLNFYLKRISPQQTTQLQKFLQQSYDVDPVLVYRYSRTSVGIRMLQRIGEIIQLPGYLNGFYGLRAAVVQTAASAEGINLVDFLKRFPTDIQLNLEELLKLVKQVADAEANTKDFIAGLEDNRPGAKFDSKNVPEFSQLGVYKTSKQTLEFYDRTRDRNLVTDLYLPQGKTDTIPVIVVSNGLGAKRDRFDELANYLTSYGFGVVIPDHPGSDRYRQKAFLKGLYQENFDATDFIDRPLDISYILDELEQINQKNGNNQLNLKQVGLFGYSIGGTTALSLAGAEIDFEQLEQACAQPLNLLNISILYQCRALELPRQKHSLKDERIQAAFMFVPFGNSIFERETLAKISIPIMWQVVDRDFLTSLLKEQVPLFEALKSGDRYLVISQNLPHSNVTLSNEQRSSQAKAFEVAKIYQNILSLVFFQNYLAGNKQYQPYLSSEYIQAIEQEPYELHLIEPTSPLRDMSD; this is encoded by the coding sequence ATGCTGAAGAGGTTTAAAAGTATTAAGTATGGTTTTTTATTGGCGATCGCGATTTTAATTACAGTTGCGATCGCGCAATCGGCTATCCCCGCCGAGAGAATTGATTTTAACTACAGTCTGCTGGGTTTTAACCTCAAAGTTAAAGATCTTGAATCCTTTGCTAAAGACGGAAAGGTAAGCAATAGTCTGAATTTTTATCTCAAGCGCATATCGCCGCAGCAAACCACGCAGTTACAGAAATTTCTGCAACAGAGTTACGATGTCGATCCTGTCTTAGTCTATCGTTATTCCCGTACTTCTGTAGGAATTAGGATGTTGCAACGCATTGGCGAGATTATTCAGCTACCTGGCTATCTCAATGGTTTTTATGGTTTGCGTGCTGCGGTGGTACAAACTGCTGCATCTGCTGAAGGAATTAATTTGGTTGATTTTCTCAAGCGTTTTCCGACGGATATTCAACTCAACCTAGAGGAATTACTTAAGCTGGTTAAACAAGTTGCTGATGCAGAAGCAAACACCAAGGATTTTATTGCTGGCTTAGAAGATAATCGCCCAGGCGCAAAATTTGATTCTAAAAACGTCCCTGAGTTTTCACAGCTGGGAGTATATAAAACTAGCAAACAAACTTTAGAATTTTACGATCGCACTCGCGATCGCAATTTAGTTACCGATCTTTATTTACCACAAGGCAAAACCGATACTATTCCCGTAATTGTGGTTTCTAATGGTTTGGGTGCTAAACGCGATCGCTTTGATGAGTTAGCCAATTATTTAACTTCTTATGGCTTTGGGGTAGTTATTCCCGATCATCCAGGAAGCGATCGCTACCGCCAAAAAGCTTTTTTAAAAGGATTATATCAAGAGAACTTTGATGCCACTGATTTTATCGACCGTCCCCTCGATATTAGCTATATACTAGACGAATTAGAGCAAATTAATCAAAAAAATGGCAATAATCAGCTTAATCTAAAACAGGTAGGTCTTTTTGGCTATTCTATTGGCGGGACAACCGCTCTTTCTTTGGCAGGGGCGGAGATCGATTTTGAACAATTAGAACAAGCCTGCGCTCAACCGCTGAATTTGCTGAATATTTCGATTTTGTATCAATGCCGTGCTTTGGAATTACCCAGACAAAAGCACTCGCTCAAAGACGAACGGATTCAGGCTGCGTTTATGTTTGTGCCTTTTGGCAACAGTATTTTTGAGCGAGAAACTCTAGCTAAAATATCTATCCCGATTATGTGGCAGGTTGTTGACCGAGATTTCTTGACTTCTTTATTAAAAGAACAAGTACCATTATTTGAGGCTTTAAAAAGTGGCGATCGCTATTTGGTAATTTCTCAAAATCTACCCCACTCTAACGTTACTTTATCAAATGAGCAGCGATCGAGTCAAGCAAAAGCTTTTGAAGTGGCTAAAATATATCAAAATATTTTATCTTTAGTTTTTTTCCAAAATTATCTGGCTGGTAATAAACAATACCAACCTTATTTAAGTTCAGAATATATTCAGGCAATTGAACAAGAACCTTATGAACTTCATTTAATTGAACCGACTTCGCCTCTACGAGATATGTCAGACTAA
- the leuB gene encoding 3-isopropylmalate dehydrogenase: protein MSKHYKIVALPGEGIGLEVVEATLSILQQVAVKHNFQLEVDNGVIGESALKQYGAYFPKVTSELCSQADGILFGAVSKGGLLELRKQFDLFINLRPVKTFPSLINKSSLKRDRLIGVDILFVRELVSGIYFGASGREKDEQGGYGYHTMQYYDWQIKRIAKVALDKAQARRGLLTVAHKENALPHLPWTKLVAEVAQEYPELTVEPMLVDNLAMQLVINPQQFDVILAGNLFGDILSDLGGALVGSIGLLGSASLNEVGFGLYEPIHGTAPDIAKKNQANPMGTLTSAMMMLEQWEEVAAVQSLQQAWNQILAQGYRTRDLYSQDTETLVTTQELVELFLRELSTSNNY, encoded by the coding sequence ATGAGCAAACACTATAAGATAGTAGCTTTACCAGGAGAAGGAATTGGTTTAGAGGTAGTAGAAGCGACGCTGAGTATTTTGCAACAGGTAGCCGTAAAACATAATTTCCAACTAGAGGTAGATAATGGCGTAATTGGAGAATCAGCATTGAAGCAGTACGGCGCGTATTTTCCTAAAGTTACGTCTGAGTTATGCAGTCAAGCAGACGGTATTCTCTTTGGTGCGGTAAGTAAAGGTGGATTGTTAGAACTAAGAAAACAGTTTGATTTGTTTATCAATCTCCGTCCAGTTAAAACATTTCCTAGTTTAATCAATAAGTCTAGTCTAAAGCGCGATCGCCTTATAGGAGTAGATATTTTATTTGTTAGAGAATTAGTGAGCGGGATTTATTTTGGTGCGTCGGGAAGAGAAAAAGATGAACAGGGAGGTTATGGTTATCACACCATGCAGTATTATGATTGGCAAATTAAACGTATTGCCAAAGTTGCGTTAGACAAAGCTCAAGCCAGACGAGGTTTACTGACGGTAGCTCATAAGGAAAATGCTTTACCCCATTTACCTTGGACTAAATTGGTAGCAGAAGTAGCTCAAGAATATCCTGAATTGACTGTTGAGCCAATGCTGGTTGATAACTTGGCAATGCAGTTAGTGATTAATCCGCAGCAGTTTGATGTTATTTTGGCAGGCAATTTATTTGGAGATATTTTAAGCGATCTTGGCGGTGCTTTAGTCGGATCTATTGGTTTATTAGGTTCTGCTAGTCTTAATGAGGTAGGATTTGGTCTTTATGAACCGATTCATGGCACTGCACCCGACATAGCAAAAAAAAACCAGGCTAACCCAATGGGTACATTAACTAGCGCAATGATGATGCTAGAACAATGGGAAGAAGTAGCTGCGGTACAAAGTTTACAGCAGGCTTGGAATCAGATTTTAGCTCAAGGTTATCGCACCCGAGACTTGTACTCACAAGATACAGAAACCCTCGTAACCACCCAAGAGTTAGTAGAGTTATTTCTCAGAGAATTGTCAACAAGCAATAATTATTAA
- a CDS encoding GNAT family N-acetyltransferase: protein MELIAKRFLLRDFIEDDLPAFVRYHDDPRSFEFYDLEQAKPYYARELFQIFKTWSLENPRRNYQLAIIDRRNLKLIGCCGLRRASYDSERAEMGIELAPQFWSRYKYAIEVAKALIEFGFCDLGLKEIRGISVSANLRVARLARRYGFREIGDRSGSKWMSDRGWSQIEWQLTRESWHLLAQQRFI, encoded by the coding sequence ATGGAATTAATCGCGAAAAGATTTCTGCTTCGAGACTTTATCGAAGATGATTTACCAGCTTTTGTGAGATATCATGACGATCCTCGTTCTTTTGAATTTTATGACCTTGAACAAGCAAAACCCTATTATGCTCGAGAGCTTTTTCAAATTTTTAAAACTTGGAGTCTAGAAAATCCGAGACGCAACTATCAGCTTGCTATTATAGATCGCCGAAACTTAAAATTAATTGGCTGTTGTGGGTTACGCCGTGCCAGTTATGATTCGGAGCGAGCGGAAATGGGTATTGAGTTAGCACCGCAGTTTTGGAGTCGTTACAAATATGCAATTGAAGTTGCTAAAGCTTTAATTGAGTTTGGGTTTTGCGATCTTGGGTTAAAGGAGATTCGAGGCATTTCTGTCAGTGCAAATCTGCGGGTTGCACGTTTAGCAAGGCGATATGGTTTTAGGGAAATTGGCGATCGCTCTGGCTCAAAATGGATGAGCGATCGAGGATGGAGTCAAATCGAATGGCAACTTACCAGAGAATCTTGGCATTTATTAGCCCAACAGCGATTCATCTGA
- a CDS encoding GNAT family N-acetyltransferase, which translates to MVVQVKLDLRPATSADLTLLRYWDEQPHVLASDPNDDWGWEVELERTHEWREQLIAEIDGRPIGFIQIIDPALEDSHYWGNVTENLRGIDIWIGEETDLGKGYGTRMMQLALARSFSDPLVTAVLVDPLASNTRAHRFYERLGFQFIEQRWFGDDHCFVYRLNRADWHLESTSIGQ; encoded by the coding sequence ATGGTTGTACAAGTTAAGCTCGATCTACGCCCCGCTACCTCTGCTGATTTGACTCTATTGCGATACTGGGATGAACAACCTCACGTACTTGCCTCAGATCCTAACGATGATTGGGGTTGGGAGGTCGAACTTGAACGCACCCACGAGTGGAGAGAACAATTAATTGCCGAAATCGATGGTCGTCCCATCGGATTTATTCAGATTATCGATCCAGCGCTTGAAGATAGTCACTATTGGGGGAATGTCACGGAGAATCTTCGCGGCATTGATATCTGGATTGGAGAAGAGACTGATTTAGGTAAAGGCTATGGAACAAGAATGATGCAGCTTGCACTTGCCCGATCTTTTAGCGATCCGCTGGTGACGGCTGTACTCGTCGATCCACTTGCTAGTAATACCCGCGCCCACCGCTTTTATGAACGCCTTGGCTTTCAATTTATCGAGCAGCGATGGTTTGGTGACGATCACTGTTTTGTTTATCGTCTCAACCGAGCCGATTGGCATCTTGAAAGTACAAGTATAGGGCAATAA
- a CDS encoding AraC family transcriptional regulator: protein MARLVGLNECTLKREFRYCFNTTVFGYLHNYRIEQARQVLEMGDWKVGEVASMVGYSNLAAFSKRFKINPRD from the coding sequence TTGGCTCGGTTAGTAGGCTTAAATGAATGTACGCTGAAGCGAGAATTTCGTTACTGTTTTAACACAACAGTATTTGGATACTTGCATAACTATCGTATAGAACAAGCTCGGCAAGTATTAGAAATGGGTGATTGGAAGGTAGGAGAAGTTGCTAGTATGGTTGGCTATAGTAATTTGGCTGCATTTAGTAAACGATTTAAGATCAATCCCAGGGATTAA